GAACGCCTCGAAAAGGAAAACGCGGAACGCCGCGGCGACGCCGAAAAGGCTGGCGAGAAGATCGCCGGCGCCGAAATCGTCCTGATCCGCGCGTCCTCGAACGCCGGCCAGCTGTACGGTTCGGTCAACGTGCGCGACATCGTGGCGGGCCTCGAAGCCCAGGGCCACGAAGTCGACAAGCGTCAGGTCGTCATGGGCAGCCCGATCAAGACGATCGGCATGCATGACGTCACCGTCGCGCTGCACCCCGAGGTGCACGTGACGGTGAAGGCCAACGTCGCCCGTTCGGACGACGAAGCCGAGCTTCAGAGCCAGGGCGTCGACGTCCTCGCCCAGCTGTTCGAAGACGAACAGAAGGAAATCGAGGAAGCCGCCGCGGCGAACCAGACCGACCCCAATCTCGAGCCGGGCGAAATCCCTGCCGAGCTGATGGAAGACGGCGTTTCGACTCCGGAAGACCAGACGACCACCGAGTCGCTGATCGAGGCGACCGAGCCGGACACGAGCTCGGACGAGGTCGAACCCAAGAGCGAGTAAGCCCTACGGCGCGAAACCGCCGGCCATACGACGCCACACGAAAGGCCGCTCGCATCTCCCGATGCGCAGCGGCCTTTCCTTTTGCACGCCAAATGGCCTTCATCGCGGGTGCCATCTTGGCGCTGTCACGCGACGCGGCTAGGACGCGGAGCAATGCTATCCATCGACCAAGCCCTCGACGCGCTCGAAGCGCAGTACGACGCCGCCGTTTCCGCCCTGCGCGCGGACATCATCGCCTTCGTGGAACGCGGCACGCTGCCGGCAGAAAGCGCGCGCGCCGGACGCTACACCTATCCGCGCCTCTTGCTGCATTACGACGGCAGCGAAGCTCACAATGCACAGAGCCGCGCCTTCGGCCGTCTCGGCATGGCCGGCACCTACGCCACCACGGTCACCCGCCCGGCGCTGTTTCGCGCCTACCTGCGCGCTCAACTGGAGCTTATCGAGAGCGATTACCCGGTGCGGCTGGACGTGCAGCCGTCGGAGCAGGAAATTCCCTTCCCCTACGTGCTCGACGGTGAAACCAGTGCGCAGCTGACCGGCGTCACACCGCAAGACATCGCACGTCACTTCCCGCATACCGAC
The sequence above is a segment of the Alteriqipengyuania lutimaris genome. Coding sequences within it:
- the rplI gene encoding 50S ribosomal protein L9, encoding MDIILLERIGNLGSIGDVVTVKDGYARNFLLPQKKALRANAANKKVFEANRERLEKENAERRGDAEKAGEKIAGAEIVLIRASSNAGQLYGSVNVRDIVAGLEAQGHEVDKRQVVMGSPIKTIGMHDVTVALHPEVHVTVKANVARSDDEAELQSQGVDVLAQLFEDEQKEIEEAAAANQTDPNLEPGEIPAELMEDGVSTPEDQTTTESLIEATEPDTSSDEVEPKSE